One window of the Allorhizobium ampelinum S4 genome contains the following:
- a CDS encoding YkgJ family cysteine cluster protein, with protein MLETSPPEIFDCQTCGACCAYQADWPRFSLESDEQLAKIPEKFVAADLSGMKFEVDAAGKGRCAALTGELGKHVGCGVYDVRPQVCRDCMPGDPECKIARKALGFPVDDLPEPDVYD; from the coding sequence ATGCTGGAAACCTCCCCGCCCGAAATTTTCGATTGCCAGACCTGCGGCGCCTGTTGCGCCTATCAGGCGGATTGGCCGCGCTTTTCGCTGGAAAGCGACGAGCAGCTGGCGAAAATCCCCGAGAAATTCGTGGCGGCGGATCTGAGCGGCATGAAATTCGAGGTCGATGCGGCTGGCAAAGGCCGCTGCGCGGCGCTGACCGGCGAACTTGGCAAGCATGTCGGCTGCGGGGTTTACGACGTCCGTCCGCAGGTCTGTCGTGATTGCATGCCCGGCGATCCCGAATGCAAGATTGCCCGCAAAGCGCTCGGCTTCCCCGTCGATGACCTGCCCGAGCCGGACGTCTATGACTGA
- a CDS encoding DUF3592 domain-containing protein yields MNKIIKLVGAFLFVFGLAFVATGAGIAYFDRQFYASGSKAKGVVVDLARKSDNDHDGTTYAAIVRFTDARGQQQEMADHVSSNPPRFSRGDTVDVYYDPQSPSNARIDDAFGRYFLPGMFAGMGTLFAVIGGAIIVVVFLQKRRNTWLMRFGRPVDADFLHVFLDQGIEINGANPFRVVAQGPDPVNGTLRRYQSGPIWVDPSAQLQGRKLRVLVDPSKPERHMIDLAGVVNDP; encoded by the coding sequence GTGAACAAGATTATTAAACTTGTTGGGGCTTTTCTTTTTGTGTTCGGACTTGCCTTTGTCGCAACTGGCGCTGGCATAGCCTATTTTGACCGCCAGTTTTATGCCAGCGGGTCAAAAGCGAAAGGAGTGGTGGTTGATCTTGCGCGCAAAAGCGACAATGACCATGATGGAACAACCTATGCGGCCATTGTCCGTTTTACCGATGCCCGTGGCCAGCAACAGGAAATGGCCGATCACGTGAGCTCCAATCCGCCGCGTTTTTCACGCGGCGACACGGTCGATGTGTATTACGATCCACAATCGCCATCCAATGCGCGGATTGACGATGCCTTTGGGCGATATTTTTTACCTGGAATGTTTGCAGGCATGGGTACCCTGTTCGCCGTGATTGGCGGCGCCATCATTGTTGTCGTGTTCTTGCAAAAACGTCGCAACACCTGGCTGATGCGGTTCGGTCGGCCGGTCGACGCTGACTTTCTGCATGTGTTTCTCGATCAAGGCATTGAGATCAACGGAGCTAACCCGTTCCGGGTCGTCGCGCAAGGGCCAGATCCCGTCAACGGTACGTTGAGGCGATACCAGAGCGGTCCAATCTGGGTTGATCCATCCGCACAGCTTCAGGGCCGAAAGCTGCGGGTGCTGGTTGATCCGAGCAAGCCCGAACGTCATATGATTGACCTTGCGGGTGTGGTCAACGATCCCTGA
- a CDS encoding GGDEF domain-containing protein: MQDALDWQVDDRERFEAMGLAMDHMGICVSLLRLDGSPLYFNRAFLALHDHSVLRSANADFDALVASGDLSHWNTDPAEHFGTLLDRLRNNNGVSRTQLEIGDRIIAVEDRLIEDRFILSVQQDITEEILAARKIAYLASHDMLTGLANRATAEMQIGQLAKLKLERGGRFALLVADLDLFKGINDSHGHAAGDAVLKEMASRFRSVLGRNDFAARLGGDEFLFLCDDDLAPETSGAKLAERLIACTQNPIAFEGQPLYVGVSLGYSLFPEHGTEITHLVRAADNALYRAKSRGRGQSLRFDDPPTLERRL; encoded by the coding sequence ATGCAGGATGCGCTTGACTGGCAGGTCGACGATAGGGAACGTTTTGAGGCCATGGGGCTGGCCATGGATCACATGGGCATCTGTGTCAGCCTTCTGCGTCTGGATGGTAGCCCGCTTTATTTCAACCGGGCATTCCTGGCTCTGCATGATCACTCTGTGCTCCGTTCAGCCAATGCTGATTTCGATGCCCTGGTCGCGTCCGGGGACCTGTCCCACTGGAATACCGATCCAGCCGAACATTTTGGCACCTTGCTGGATCGTCTGCGCAATAATAACGGTGTCTCTCGAACCCAGCTGGAAATTGGTGATCGCATCATCGCGGTGGAAGACCGGCTGATTGAGGACAGGTTCATTCTATCGGTGCAACAGGACATTACCGAGGAAATCCTGGCGGCGCGCAAGATTGCCTATCTTGCCAGCCATGACATGCTGACCGGTCTTGCCAATCGCGCCACCGCCGAAATGCAGATCGGCCAGCTTGCCAAGCTGAAGCTTGAACGTGGCGGCCGGTTTGCCTTGCTGGTTGCTGATCTCGATCTGTTTAAAGGGATCAATGACAGCCATGGTCATGCCGCCGGTGATGCTGTGCTTAAGGAAATGGCCAGCCGCTTTCGCTCGGTGCTTGGCCGTAACGATTTTGCGGCCCGACTGGGTGGCGACGAATTTCTTTTCCTCTGCGACGATGACCTGGCCCCGGAAACAAGCGGTGCAAAGCTGGCTGAGCGACTGATTGCGTGCACGCAGAACCCGATCGCCTTCGAGGGCCAACCGCTTTATGTTGGTGTCAGCCTTGGCTACTCGCTGTTTCCCGAGCATGGGACAGAGATAACACACCTGGTGCGGGCCGCTGACAATGCTCTCTACCGTGCCAAAAGCCGTGGCCGGGGACAATCGCTGCGGTTTGACGATCCCCCGACACTGGAACGGCGGCTTTAA
- a CDS encoding branched-chain amino acid aminotransferase: protein MTVDTTPRTPTWTYVDGEWLSGNPPLIGPTSHAMWLGSTVFDGARWFDGIAPDLDLHCQRINRSALAMHMQPTMSAEEIERLAREGVTRFDGKTAIYIKPMYWAEHGAPGSVVAPDAASTRFALCLFEAPMHTATPHTLTVSPFRRPSPECAMTDAKAGSLYPNSGRMILEARARGFDNALALDMNGNVAETASSNIFMVKDGVVFTPIPNRTFLAGITRSRVITLLRQAGFDVQEVTLSVTDFLGADEVFTSGNYSKIAPVSRLDGRDYQEGPVTRKALDLYMDWARSGSDL from the coding sequence ATGACCGTCGATACCACCCCGCGTACCCCCACCTGGACCTATGTCGATGGCGAATGGCTGTCGGGCAACCCGCCACTGATCGGGCCGACATCACATGCCATGTGGCTGGGCTCGACGGTGTTTGACGGGGCGCGCTGGTTCGACGGGATCGCGCCTGACCTCGACCTGCATTGCCAGCGGATCAACCGTTCGGCTTTGGCCATGCATATGCAACCGACCATGAGTGCCGAGGAAATCGAGCGGCTGGCGCGTGAAGGCGTGACCAGGTTCGATGGCAAGACGGCGATCTATATCAAGCCGATGTATTGGGCTGAACATGGCGCGCCGGGCTCGGTCGTGGCACCCGATGCCGCCTCCACCCGCTTTGCGCTCTGCCTGTTCGAAGCGCCGATGCACACCGCCACGCCGCACACGCTGACCGTGTCTCCCTTCCGTCGCCCCTCGCCGGAATGCGCGATGACCGATGCCAAGGCCGGCAGCCTCTATCCCAATTCCGGCCGGATGATTCTTGAGGCGCGCGCCCGTGGTTTTGATAATGCGCTGGCGCTGGACATGAATGGCAATGTGGCGGAAACCGCCTCTTCCAATATCTTCATGGTCAAGGACGGCGTGGTGTTCACCCCGATCCCCAACCGCACCTTTCTGGCGGGCATCACCCGGTCGCGCGTCATCACCCTGCTGCGCCAGGCAGGCTTCGATGTGCAGGAAGTCACGCTCAGCGTCACCGATTTCCTCGGTGCCGATGAAGTATTCACCAGCGGCAATTATTCGAAGATCGCCCCGGTTTCGAGGCTTGACGGCCGCGATTACCAGGAAGGCCCCGTGACCCGCAAGGCACTGGATCTGTATATGGACTGGGCGCGGTCGGGCAGCGATCTTTAA